The sequence acTTTATCTCATTGTGTTCCAACAggcttcctttatctgcagacctggaggctgccattgttgtcaccacactgagctgactctttatggcaatgctagtgaagtctgttcctccacaAACTTCTTTATACAGAGTCCTGCTGGGCGattattctattgtttcccacaggcagtatgataaagtGCCGGGTGTTTGTCTTGCAGACTGTGATGAGATAATGGCGCCAGAACTTTTGCAAATGTctaataaacattatattatgcaaagacTAGAGCTGATTTAAAAAAGGATACAGAACAACGTTTTTGAAAAGGTAGATGGAGATGAAACTGCATTTCTGCTGCAaactcccactttagtgaatatacctaATAGTTGATATTTTCCAGCACTATACAAGGCGAAAGCCAGAACTGAATGTAAGCCCTATCACTTTATGCCAAATCCCGGGGGACTGAATAAATCACGGGCATTATGCAGAATTTGTGCTTAATCTGTAATCAGAGGGCATTCATGTCAATAGTTCTACCTGTGCTAATGGAGAACTAACTGTTCTTTTGATTGACAGGTGAGCACCTATCACATGTTTTAAGACCAAATACTATAACTTGACTTTAAAAATATAGAGTCATGTTTATAACATGCAAAGTTTTCCCTGTTTTACATTATTCCCCAGAAATGTGCTTTATAGATATGGCTTGTAGTTGGACAATACTGTTCTAGCTATAGCTGCATAGCACACAGGTGAGTGGTGTTCGTTCCCCTTACCAATTAGGTATTTGAAGGCAGCGTTGGCTCCTGAGCCGCTGACCGCTATCTTGCTGAACATGGGGAAGGATGCGCTGTAATTCTTCCTGGCAAAGCTCTCAATCTCCCGGTCGCTTTTGGGCTCTTGGTGGCCAAACTGGTTGCATGGGAAAGCCAGTACATTGAAGTGGTAGGGTCCCAGGTCGCGTTGCAGCTGCTGTAGTGCCTTGTAGTGATCTTCGGTGAATCCGCACTCGCTGGCAACATTGACCACCAAACATACCTGAGGTCAATAAAGGCTGGTTAGTAAGAAAGTGAGTGTAGGCATGCAGTGACTGTGTGATTATCTATCAGAGGCGATCAGGATTTTGAACATTTTgtaagttaaaatatataaattaacttggctttactgagagggtggtagattagtggaacagcctccaagaaGAGGTGGCAATGGCTAATGCATGCACAGGCATATCCTGAATGAAAGAGGAGACCCAAAACTGATTAaggaaaataggcagactagatgggacaaatgtttttgtgttcAGTGAATGAATCTGCTCTTTCATTAACTTGTATTTGGGGAATTGGGTATAATTCAAATTGCAAATATTGATAGATCCCTTTCCAGGTCCTCATTTGgtcatttagattgtaagcttgcgagccgggccatCTTAACAAGATGTATCggttcgtcttagtctgtcaattctaggtTTGCCAGAGCCTTTGAAAGTATGGACTGTGAGAagagctgcgtaaattgttggccccatataaataaaagatgataataataataataataataataataataataaaagctagcAGCAATCACGTTTGAAATGGTCATAGACTCAGCTGCTGAGTGCTGCGCCCCCTGGCGGTGAAGAGTGGAAACTGCTGCAGAGACTGCTCTCGGTATCATGCCACGTCCACAGCCCAATGAAGAAAGAAAGCCCCGCTGGGGTAACAGGAGGGGGATGACACTAAAAGAGACAGACACCCGAAAAGAGACAGCCGCAAACACACCAGCAGCACAATATATTCTGATGAATTGTTTTAGTAACAGCAGAAATCCCAGCAGTGAAGAAGTAATGACTCTCATCTAACCACGAGTGGGCCATGGACACGCAAGTTGGGCTCTTGCGAGGGTAAATACGGAAAGTTCTAGCACAGAACGGCTGTAACGAGTATGTTACCGGATcgttatataattaattataagtaATGAGGAATATGAAGCCTCACTCACCGATCCCCGGTATTTCTCCAGTGCCACCAGCTTCCCCCTTATATTGACCACTTTGAAGGTGTAGAAGTCCCTGTCCTTCTGCAGGGACGGGGACACTAAGAAGAACAGGAGCAACACCGCTAGGAACATGGCACTGTATGCACTACTCTCCCTGCCGAAAAGTTTAGGACCACTGCTGCAAGTCGTCTGGCCCCGCGTATGGGAGGGGCCATGGGGGGCGTGCAGGGGGGATTACCCTCTGGATGGGGGGCGTCAAAATCACTGCATGCTCACACTGCTGTCGTGTACAGAGACCTTTAAACATACAGCAAACTACAGGCCAATCAGGAGTGACATCCAAActggattacaactcccatcacaggCATCTCGGACCAGTACCATCAGGAACTGACGACTACAGCCCATAGATGGGAGAGTGTGATAGGGGTAGTAGTTCATAATCAGCAGGTCTCTATAATGCATTCACAACCCCATGAAAACCCCATGTCCAACTCTACAATTAGTTATGTGATAATAGATGATCAATACATTatgtatctacacacacaccaacacctacacacacacacaaacctacacacacacctacacaccaacacctacacacacacacacaccaacacctacacacacacctacacacacacacacctgtatgTTGCACCCAAATGTACATCTCTAATAGACGACAATAGTAGACTGCGGATCCAGATCTCATATTGTTCtaggacacatatacattccACATGTTCCAGAGCAGTctgtgtaaagtgctgccctgcagtatgtgggatgcatAAATGATACCCCTCTGTGATTTTACACATACTGGTCCGCAGCACGTGACGTGGAAAAGACGGGAGGTGAGGTTACCCCACACTACAGATTCATATTACGGATGGTGGGAGTGTCGCTTTAATTATAATGTGACGTCTGAGCTGATAATGTGCCCGCTAGAGTGCTTCGCAAATACATGAAGAATGTCAAGCTGTGTGCGAACGTGCAGTATGTTTGTCTCttctaatacatacatacattcatatatacattcatacatgcCATacgttcatacatacatacatacatacatatgatacattaaaacatacgatacatacatacacacatactatacatacattcatacatacgatacattcatacatacacacattcataggGGTAgttcatacatacattcatacatacattaattcatacatATGTTCATTCATACAGTCATACGTTCATTCATACATACGATACATTCATACTCCCTTTCATCCAATAaacactggggtttattcaccaaaacaaGAGTTTGCAGATGGGTTGCTGTTTTATGcctctcacttcactattcattaagaagggccaacactggcaggttcaCGGAGGGCTGTGCTGGCCCTGTATGACGCATAACGCTCTTCACAGCCCTGGAACAAGGTTCCCTGGACATCCTGCAATACAAGGTCTGTCCCAGGGAATTCAGGGCTGTTCTGGGCAAGACACAACTCCTTAAACCCCTGTCAATgatacaaaaataacacaacaaTGAACATAAACACAAGCGATATTACACAGCCCTGGAATATACTCACGGGGTAtgttatataccggtatataattatatatacattatgccagtaaaaataaatgaacagcTTTCATAATTTTATgagtaattaaagaaaaaaaaaaaaaggtcattatTATAGAGCCCCGCAGTGGAGTTAGAGACATGCTGCCCCTTTGGCTTTTTACGGGCTACAGAACCCCTCGGTTATGTCCCATCAATGACATGTGAGACCCCCATGACTTCAATGTACCCCAATGCACTCTTTTATTGGCACGCATGTCAGTACGTTTATAGAAAATCAGATGCTGGGGCCATTCACGCAGCCCCTTATTATAGCTCGTCCCCCACCCTGGCCCAGATTGGCCATCTGGCAGAGAGGGCAAATGCCCGTTGTCCGCTGACCAACAGAGCCAGACTCTCACGCGTGAGATCGAGTGCTGcgctacgtgagcataaaaacatcgGCCACACTCATGTCACCAGGCGGCCGCTGacattaaagtgccagggtcaccCTGTCATCGCCTGCCCCCACCCCATATACCCTATGGCAGTGCCGGACTTGGGATAACTGCCCCCGGCACGCATGTTATTGCCACACGTAACCAGCCAGCGGTCGCGCACTGCAGGGCCCGATCTGTTGTTGGAGCGGCTGTATAAGTTATGTGGCCCTATTGGCCAGcgtttgcccggtgtgccataCGTACAGTCCGGGCCTGTCCTAAGTAAAACACGTCCCCTTATCTGAGCCGCCGGCTCATACCCCTACTATACAGCGTTTTCCCCATCATACCTCAACACCTGAAAAGGGCCAGAAAGACACTTCGTTTGGGGGCGTGGCTAGAGGCGGGACGGGGGCGGGGCATTCATTTTTACGTGACCCGTTGTATCTGGAAGGAAAATTCGTTTTATTAGTTGAATTTATAAACATTCCCCGCTGTTTGTAAACACAGAATAGTAACTCTTATGGCTGTAGAACCTCGCGATGCCCtcacacccagcaaacattctgacatcCCAACAACAGACGGATTTAGGTCCCAAGGAGGGAATGTCCCCCCTAAGTAAAGACATTTGGGTGGTATGCACTTCCATGGGGCAATCTCCCATACAAGACACTTACCCCCTGTCTGAATCACCCTCCTACCCCTCTACCGagcggcaattgccccactaCTTTCTGTCCCCTAGTGACTGTGCAGgtccctccccctccccatgATGCAGTTCGCGGCGGACATGGCGGCGGTGTGAGCTGTGTGTTCGGGGCCTGCACAGCGGGAGGAGCCGGACATGGCGGCCCCGCGTACAGCGCGTTACTAGCGCCCTCCGGGGGGTGCAATCTCTTCCCCTACCGACTCGCTGCGGCCTACTGAGCACCGGTCTCTGGTAGGCGCTTCCCCCCATACTTTGTTTATTAGGCCCGGGTTTGGAAGGAGCTGAGGGGACCGGGAGGGGGCGGCCTGGAGGTGTGTCtgtgtttatatacatttatgtgtTTACATATAGGGACCTGACGTATGGCGGCTTTTGtttacattgtgcatatatgtatatagttacaGTGGGAAGGGCTGTGTCATTGTGTTGTGTTTATCCTGCTGTGTTTTTTGTTGTGTGTGTTACATGTTGCTCTGTTTTTGGTCTTGTGTGTTTAATGCTGTTGTGTT is a genomic window of Spea bombifrons isolate aSpeBom1 chromosome 6, aSpeBom1.2.pri, whole genome shotgun sequence containing:
- the GPX7 gene encoding glutathione peroxidase 7, whose translation is MFLAVLLLFFLVSPSLQKDRDFYTFKVVNIRGKLVALEKYRGSVCLVVNVASECGFTEDHYKALQQLQRDLGPYHFNVLAFPCNQFGHQEPKSDREIESFARKNYSASFPMFSKIAVSGSGANAAFKYLIETSKKEPDWNFWKYLVGADGKVVDAWGPSVSVEEIRPHITELVRKIILKKKEEL